In Mercurialis annua linkage group LG6, ddMerAnnu1.2, whole genome shotgun sequence, the following are encoded in one genomic region:
- the LOC126686928 gene encoding probable glutathione S-transferase: MGDEVKLIGKSISAFSLRIEVALKLKGIHYEFIEEDLLNKSPLLLKLNPVHQKIPVLIHNGKSIVESLVILEYIEETWKNNPILPKDHYDRATARFWAKFIDEKIVALSRKYLLAKDEEIEEILKEISEHFKILENQLKRNELFGGDGIGYLDIVIFYIIYWYQTVQEVKQMDLFITKEKFPDLCNYMEKLKEIDVIKESITPKEKFLDYHRFVFEFVKNLPK; this comes from the exons ATGGGGGACGAAGTGAAGCTAATTGGCAAATCGATTAGTGCATTTAGTCTGAGAATAGAAGTTGCCCTAAAATTAAAAGGGATCCACTATGAATTCATAGAAGAAGATCTCCTGAACAAGAGTCCTTTGCTTCTGAAATTAAATCCAGTTCATCAAAAAATTCCAGTGCTCATACACAACGGCAAATCAATTGTAGAGTCGCTTGTTATTCTCGAATACATCGAAGAAACTTGGAAGAATAATCCAATCCTGCCTAAAGATCACTATGATCGAGCCACAGCTCGTTTTTGGGCTAAATTCATCGACGAAAAG ATCGTGGCACTTTCCCGCAAATATCTTTTAGCAAAAGATGAGGAAATtgaggagattttaaaagaaatcaGTGAGCATTTCAAGATTCTTGAGAATCAATTGAAGAGAAACGAACTTTTTGGTGGTGATGGCATTGGATATTTAGATATTGTAATTTTCTACATAATCTATTGGTACCAAACTGTACAAGAAGTTAAGCAGATGGACTTATTCATCACCAAagagaaatttccagatttatgCAATTACATGGAAAAGCTCAAGGAAATTGATGTGATTAAAGAGAGTATAACCCCCAAAGAGAAATTTCTAGACTAtcatagatttgtttttgagtttgtCAAAAATCTTCCAAAATAA
- the LOC126686930 gene encoding glutathione S-transferase U7-like, whose amino-acid sequence MADEVKLLGNFASSFSHRVELALKLKGIQYEYIEEYLSNKSSLLLTSNPVHKKIPVLIHNGKPIAESLVILEYIEETWENNPILPKDPHDRAIARFWAKFVDEKIVNFARKLMIAKEKVEIDGITKEISEHLKILENELKGKEFFGGDSIGYLDIVVYFIVYWFQLRQEVMQIEFITKEKFPDLCNYMERLYEIDVVKESLPPKDKYIAYVRAVFESVKNGSK is encoded by the exons ATGGCAGATGAAGTGAAACTACTTGGCAATTTTGCTAGTTCATTTAGTCATAGAGTAGAATTAGCCTTAAAGTTAAAAGGGATACAATATGAATACATAGAAGAATATCTCTCCAACAAAAGTTCTTTGCTTCTCACTTCAAATCCAGTTCATAAAAAAATTCCTGTGCTCATACACAATGGAAAACCAATTGCAGAATCGCTTGTTATACTCGAATACATCGAAGAAACTTGGGAAAATAATCCAATCCTGCCTAAAGATCCTCATGATCGAGCCATAGCTCGTTTTTGGGCGAAATTCGTAGACGAAAAg ATCGTGAATTTTGCTCGCAAATTAATGATCGCAAAAGAGAAAGTCGAAATAGATGggattacaaaagaaatcagtGAGCATCTCAAGATTCTTGAGAATGAATTGAAGGGAAAAGAATTTTTTGGAGGTGATAGCATTGGATATTTAGATATTGTGGTATATTTTATAGTCTATTGGTTCCAACTTAGACAAGAAGTTATGCAGATCGAGTTTATTACCAAagagaaatttccagatttatgCAATTACATGGAAAGGCTTTATGAAATTGATGTGGTTAAAGAAAGCTTACCTCCCAAAGATAAATACATAGCTTATGTTAGAGCTGTTTTTGAGTCTGTCAAAAATGGCTCGAAATAA
- the LOC126686925 gene encoding elongation factor 1-gamma-like, whose amino-acid sequence MALVLHASNNNKNAYKALIAAEYSGVKVELAANFEMGVSNKTPEFLKMNPIGKVPVLETPDGPVFESNAIARYVARLKNDNPLCGSSSIDCAHIEQWIDFSASEIDANLLAWFKPRIGRAPYLPPAEEATIAALKRALGALNTYLASNTFLVGHSVTLADIIMTCNLYLGFNRLMIKSFTSEFPHVERYFWTMVNQPNFKNIIGEVKQTESVPPVESAKKPAKESKPKPKEEPKKEAKKEKAAPKPKEDEEEDVEAPKPKAKNPLDSLPPSKMVLDEWKRLYSNTKTNFREVAIKGFWDMYDPEGYSLWFCDYKYDEENTVSYVTLNKVGGFLQRMDLARKYAFGKMLIIGTNPPYKVKGLWLFRGQEVPQFIIDECYDMELFNWTKVDISDEAQKERASQMIEDAEPFDGEALLDAKCFK is encoded by the exons ATGGCTCTG GTATTGCACGCATCGAACAATAACAAAAATGCCTACAAGGCACTTATTGCAGCAGAGTACTCTGGTGTGAAAGTTGAGCTAGCTGCGAATTTTGAGATGGGTGTCTCTAATAAGACTCCTGAATTTCTCAAGATGAATCCTATTGGCAAG GTTCCTGTCTTGGAGACTCCAGATGGACCTGTATTTGAGAGCAATGCTATCGCTCGTTATG TTGCCCGCTTGAAGAATGACAATCCACTATGTGGTTCCTCCTCAATCGATTGT GCCCATATTGAGCAATGGATTGATTTTTCAGCATCAGAGATTGATGCCAATCTTCTAGCTTGGTTTAAACCCAGAATTGGTCGTGCACCATATCTTCCTCCT GCCGAGGAAGCTACAATTGCTGCATTGAAGAGAGCATTGGGTGCTTTAAACACTTACCTTGCCTCAAACACCTTCTTGGTTGGGCATTCTGTTACATTGGCTGACATAATCATGACATGCAACCTTTATTTGGGATTTAATCGTCTCATGATTAAGAGCTTTACTTCAGAGTTCCCTCATGTCGAGAGATACTTTTGGACAATGGTTAACCAACCAAACTTCAAAAACATTATCGGTGAAGTCAAGCAGACTGAATCAGTTCCTCCCGTCGAGTCTGCAAAGAAGCCTGCCAAAGAATCTAAACCAAAGCCCAAGGAGGAACCAAAGAAAGAAGCCAAAAAGGAGAAAGCGGCACCAAAGCCCAAAGAAGATGAGGAGGAAGATGTAGAGGCACCAAAGCCCAAAGCTAAGAATCCTCTTGATTCACTGCCTCCAAGTAAGATGGTACTGGATGAGTGGAAGAGGCTTTACTCTAACACCAAGACCAACTTCCGTGAGGTTGCAATTAAAG GATTCTGGGATATGTATGACCCTGAGGGATATTCACTATGGTTCTGTGACTACAAATACGATGAGGAGAATACCGTGTCATATGTCACTCTAAACAAAGTCGGTGGATTCCTGCAAAGGATGGATTTGGCTCGCAAGTATGCCTTTGGTAAGATGCTTATAATCGGCACAAATCCTCCTTACAAGGTGAAGGGATTATGGCTTTTCCGTGGGCAAGAAGTTCCTCAATTTATTATCGACGAGTGCTATGACATGGAGTTGTTCAACTGGACAAAGGTTGACATCTCCGATGAAGCTCAAAAGGAGCGCGCCAGCCAGATGATTGAAGATGCTGAACCTTTTGATGGAGAGGCACTTTTGGATGCCAAGTGCTTCAAGTGA
- the LOC126686931 gene encoding glutathione S-transferase U7-like has protein sequence MGDEVKLIGAWASPFSQRIELALKLKGIHYEYIEEDLSNKSSLLLNSNPVHQKIPVLIHNGKPVAESLVILEYIEETWKNNPILPKDHYDRATSRFWAKFVDEKIVQIGTKFKTAKEEEIEQIYEELIENLKIIEKELKGKHFFGGDRIGFLDIIIFFIVYWFQLRQEVKQIEFITKENLPDLCNYMQKLYEIDVVKESLPPKEKHLGFVRALFQSAKYVSK, from the exons ATGGGAGACGAAGTGAAGCTAATTGGCGCATGGGCCAGTCCATTTAGTCAGAGAATAGAATTAGCACTTAAGCTTAAAGGGATACACTATGAATACATTGAAGAAGATCTCTCGAACAAGAGTTCTTTGCTTCTGAATTCAAACCCAGTTCATCAGAAAATTCCTGTGCTGATACACAATGGAAAACCAGTTGCAGAATCGCTCGTTATTCTCGAATACATCGAAGAAACTTGGAAAAATAATCCGATCTTGCCTAAAGATCACTATGATAGAGCCACGTCTCGCTTTTGGGCTAAATTCGTAGATGAAAAG ATAGTGCAAATTGGCACCAAATTTAAAACTGCAAAAGAGGAGGAAATAGAACAGATTTATGAAGAACTTATTGAGAATCTTAAAATTATTGAGAAGGAATTGAAGGGAAAACACTTTTTCGGAGGAGATCGCATCGGATTCTtagatattattatatttttcatagTCTATTGGTTCCAACTTCGACAAGAAGTTAAGCAAATAGAGTTTATCACCAAAGAAAACTTGCCAGATTTATGCAATTATATGCAAAAGCTTTATGAAATTGATGTGGTGAAGGAAAGCTTACCTCCCAAAGAAAAACATTTAGGTTTTGTTAGAGCTCTTTTTCAGTCTGCCAAATatgtttcaaaataa